Below is a window of Haloterrigena alkaliphila DNA.
TATTCCGCGGCTCACTATCCGTTCGCCGCGGAACAGCGCGCGCCACCGCACGGCGGATAGACGGATGCGATAAAGAGCCGGATCTAGTCGTCCTGCAGCGTCTCGCCGTCGACGACGCGGCCGAGGAACAGCGGCGTTTCGGTCGGTCGGTCGCGGATGTAGAAGAGGAACGGCCGGTCGACGGTCAGTTCGACCCGTTCGGGGACGGCGGTTTCCGCCATCACGACGCCCGTCGCGGCGGCCGCCTCGGTTCCCTCCTCGTCGACCTCGAGGAAGCTCTGGTGGACGATGTCGTCGACGAACAGATCGCTGTCGTCTCCTTCGACCATCCCGCTGAAGTCGGCGTTCCCGTCGAACGCCGTCGTCACGCCGAGGTCCTGCATGACCTCGACGAGGCTGAACTTCGACTCGATCCCGAACTTCGGGAACGCGAGTTCGACCTCCGCTCGAGTCGCCTCCTCGAGCATGATCGCCAGATCGTCGACGCCGAACGCGGCCTCGACGGACTCGAACTCGCCCTCGGCAGGGAGCACGACGACCATGCTCGTGTCCTCGTTGGCGTAGGGGAGTTCCACCAGCTGGTGCCCGTCGACCGCGGCGTACTGGAGTCGCTGGGTCTGGTGCATCGTCCGGACCTCGGTCTCGCTCCCGTCGAGGCTCGTGAACGTCGCCGGCTCGGTGTTCGCGGGGTCGAAGTCGTGCTCCCAGGCGGCGAGGAAGTAGACCGCGTTCGTGAGGACGAGCCGGGTCGATTCGTCGACCGAGTCGGCCGGCAGGAGGTCCTCGATCCGGTCGTTCGTCCGCTCCGCGACCCACGCGTTGATCTCCTCGCGTGCCGCCTCGGGACTGCCCCTGAAGTCGGCGAGGTGCTGGCCGGCCTCGTAGTAGGCCTCGAGCAACTCGACGTACCCGTCGTCGAAGGCGTACCCCTCGTCGCGCCAGACGGCGTTGGCGCTCGAGAGCTGAAAGCCGAGGTCGTCCTCGGCGCCGGCGTCGTCGTCGTCCCCGGAGCCGTCGTTCGCCCCGCCGGGCGCCTCGACGGTCTGGCCGTCTTCGTTCCGCTGGGCGAACTCGCCCTCGAGCGCGGCGAAGGCGGCGTGGAGGTCCTCGCCCTCGAGGTCGTACCGAAGCGCGTCGGCCATCTCGGTCGCGGTCTCGCCCCGCGCGCCGGCGTAGGTCATCGCCAGCGCGACCGAGACGCTGTACGGCGAGAAGAACAGGTTCTCGTCGGGCGCGTCGTCGCGAAGTTGCGCGAGGAGGTCGAACGAGACGGCGACGTTGCCCCGCACCTGCGCGGCGAGACGCGCGGGCTCGAGGTCGGGGTCGGTGGTGAGATCCAGTTGCGGGAAGTCGGGCGCCTCGCCGTCGAAGAGATCGCCGTCGGCGGGTCCATTGTCGCCGCCGTTTCCGTCGCCGTTGCCGGACTCGTCCGGGTCGGTCGCGGCGCCCGTACAGCCGGCGGTGACGCCGGCCAGCAGGGCGCCGGTCAGCGCCAGGACGGTGCGTCTGTCAGCGGTCATACTCGATTCACCGTGCGGAGCGGATAAACGCTTTCCCCAGGCTGAAATCGATCTTTGAGTTTGCGTCGGTGAATGCGGCTCTGTTCGTCGAATTGAGAGTGGTTGTTAGATCGAGAGTGGTCGTTGGCTCGAGAGTGGTCGTCGGGAACGTGAACGAGTTGCTCGCGTGGCAACGGGGATTTCCACACCCTCCCCAGCCGATTCGCTCACTTCGTTCGCTCATCCCTCGCACATCTCCGATCCGCGTCTCACTGTTCGTTCGCCGCGGATCAGCGCGCGCCACCGCCACGCGGACTGAAACAACAGTCGACAACGTGTGGGTCGGGAAACACAGCGATAAAGAGCGTCGGTGGGTGAGGGGACCACATGGCCGACGACATGCGGACGATGTTCGAGGAGTTCGACACGCTCGAGGAGATGCTGCAGCACTTCATCGACGAACATCAGGAGTTCCTCTCGTGGATCGGGACGCGAGTCGACGACGTCGGCCGGGGAACGATGACGCTCTCGATTCCCTACGACGAAAAGCTGAGCAACACGCGGCCGGACGCCGGGCCGGACGAGCGGGGGGACATCCACGGCGGCATCGCCGCGACGCTGATCGACACGGCCGGCGGACTGGCGCTTCGCACCGAGATGGAGGAGGCGTTCGACGTCCAGATCGCGACGATCAACCTGAACGTCAACTACCTCCGGCCCGCGACGGGCGACCTGTCGGCGACGGCCGACGTGATCCGGGTCGGCGGCAGCGTCGGCGTCAGCGAGATCACCGTCGAGAGCACGACCCCGGACGGCGAGACCAAAGCGGTCGCGACCGGACAGGGCGCCTACCGTATCTTCCGGCCGGAGTGAGCCCGTTCGCCGGAATCCGTTTTTCGAGAGGCCCACGCTCGAGTCCGGTATCGGTGTCGCGTCGGCCCCGCCGCACTGTGAAGACGGGGCTCCTGTCGTACTCAGGCGCTCGAGACCATCCAGTAGCGAACGCCGAGGTAGAGCATGACGATGCCGAACGTGACCGCGAACAGCAGCGAGCCGTCCATCGCCGCGTAGACGAGCGCGACGCCGTTCAGGGCGATGCCGAGGACGTACATCGAGCGCATTCGGCGAGCGTTCACGCGCGATCACCCGTTCGAAGCGTCGACTCGAGTCCGGCGGGCTGTGGGGACTCCATATCGTCCCGTTCGCACGCAGCCATTGAAAACGCTCTCACTTCGCGCCCGCCGCGCTCGCCGCTGGCCCTCGACTCGAGTCGGCCGCCCTCCGCCCGCGGATCGACGACGGGACGGCTCAGTCGGCGCCGAACTCGAGGTCGTCGCTCTCGACGACCTCGCCGAAGAGCCAGCCGGCGTGGTCGACGGCGTACTCCTTGTGGTCGTCCTCGATGGCGCCGATGCAGTCCTCGACCATGAGCGGCCGGAAGTCCCGCAGTCCCGCGCTGCCGCCGGTGTGGAGCACGCAGACGTTGGCGAGGGTGCCACAGATCGCCAGATCGTCGATCCCGCGGGCGTTCAGCCACCCCTCGAGTTCGGTGTTGTAGAACGCGTCGTAGGTGTGTTTCTCGACGACGTGGTCCTCGTCCTCGACGGTGAGTTCCGCGACGATTTCGGCGTCCCACGATCCCTCGAGGACGTGCTCGCCCCACTGGTCGAACTCGTCGTAGTAGTGGGCGTCGTCGAACTGTTCCGGCGGGTGGACGTCTCGCGTGTAGATCACCTGGGCTCCGGCGTCGCGGGCCCGGTCGACGAGCCGGGAAATCGGCTCGACGACGGTTTCGCTGCCCGGCGCGTACAGCGAGCCGTCGGGGTGGCAGAAGCCGTTTTGCATGTCCACGACCACGACCGCCGTGCTGTCGGGCTCGAGATGCATACGTACTGCTACGAACGCCGTCGTAAAAACGTTCGCGACAGGGTGAACCGTTCCCGACCGCGCGGAACCGTCCGCGACCGCGCGACCGCGAGCGTAACCTCCGGTCGCGTCTTCTGGGTCGGTCCGCGGCTCGAACCGTTCGGATCCGCGGTCTTTTTGCATCCGATGCCGAACGGAACGGTATCCACGTCTCATGAGGTCCCCACCGACGCGAGTCGCCGTCGCCCTCGCCGCGACCGTTGCGGTCGCGATGATCGTGATCGTCGCCAGCGGCGCCGTTCCACCGCTCTCCTCGGACGAGTCGCCCGCCCAGCCCGACCGCCCCGACGACCCGACCACCGAAGGCACCGTCGGCTACGTCGAGGGCTACTGGGCCGACGACGACCTCCCCGTCGACGAGAGCGACGACGCCGTCGTCGAGGACGACGAACTCGAGGCGGTCGTCTATCGCTCCATGGCCCGGGTCGAGGAGATCCGGAACGCGACCTTCGAGGCCGACGTTCCGGTCGAGGTCATCTCCCGCGAGGAGTTTCAGGAGGACCACGGTGACGTCTTCGTCTCCCTGACCGAGGAGGAGCGAGTCGCGAACAACGTCACCTACGAGGCGCTGTTCATGGTCGACCGCGAGACCGACGCGACGGCCGAACTCGAGTCGATGTACGGCGGGACCGTCGAGGGCTACTACGTCGACGGCCGGATCGTCATCGTCTCGGAGACGCCCGAGAACCCCGAACTGAACGAGGTCGTGCTCGGGCACGAACTGGTCCACGCACTCCAGGACCAGCGGTTCGGTCTCAGGTCGTTCGAGCGGGGGACCATCGATCAGGAGAACGCCGTGAACGGACTCGTCGAAGGCGACGCCGCCCGGGTCGACGTCGAGTACGAGCGGCGCTGCGGGGACGAGTGGGACTGCCTCCGTCCGGGCGACGCGCAGTCGGACGGCCCGACCCAGCTCAACTGGGGGATCTATCTCACGCTCTACCAGCCCTACAGCGACGGCCCCGATTACGTCGACTCCCTGCGCGAGGCCGGCGACGGCTGGGCGGCGGTCGACGCCGCCTACGACGAGCCGCCGCCGAGTTCGTCGACGGTGATTCACCACGAGGAGCGCGAGCCCGCCGACGTGTCGGTTCCCGACCGCTCGAGCGACGCCTGGGAGCGCCTCGAGATCAACGGCACGGTCGCGACCGAACGGGCCGGCGAGGCGGCGATGGTCGCGATGTTCGCCGCCGACTCGCTGGCCTCGAGGGACTCGTCGGTGATCGACAGGGACGCGCTGCTCGGCGACGATCCGACGACGTACGACTACGACCAGCCGTACACGAACGGCTGGGCCGGCGACGAACTGGTCACCTACGTCGACGCCGACGCCGGGGCGAACGCGACCGCCGCCGACGCCGGCTACGTCTGGCAGACCGAGTGGCGTTCGAGCGATCACGCCCGACAGTTCGCCAGCGGCTACCTCGAACTGCTCGAGGGACACGACGCCGAGGCCGTCGACGACAGACGGGACACGTACGTGATCGACGACGAGTTCCCCGGGGCGTACGCCATAGAGCGCGACGGGGAGACCGTCACGATCGTGCGTGCCCCCACCGTCGAGCAACTCGACGGGATCCGCGACGGCGCCGCCCCCGAGGGCGAGGATACCATCGAGCGCGTTAACGTGAGTGATGACGACGACGATGCGAACGCCGCTGTGAACGACGATGTGAACGACGACACCATCGCGGGCGGCTTCGCTGCCCCCGGCGCCGGAGCGGCGGTCGCGATCGTCGTCACCGCGGTCGTCGTCCGTGCGCGGGCCGCCGCCGACTGGGAGCCCGGTTCCGAAACCGCCGCTCCCGATCCGGGCGCACTCGGCTGCGACCGCGGGCGAGCCTGACCGACGCACCTTTGACCCCGCCATCGAAACCGGTGGCTGATGCACCGCAGCCGTCTCGCGCTGTTCGCCCTGATCGGACTGGTCGTCCTCTCGGGGTGTACCCTCCCCGGTTCGTCCAACCACTTCGATACCGACCGCGAACTCGGCTCCGTCGGCGATTACGCCCACGACGACGAGTTCGAGTTCGACGCCGGCGACGGCCTCACCGAGTCCCAACTCGAGGCCGTCAAGTATCGCTCGATGGCCAGAATCGAGGTCGTCCGCGGGCTGAAGTTCGAACGCGACGTCGACCTCGAGGTGATCTCCCGCGCGGAGTACCGGGACCGGCGCGGCGGGTCGGAGGCCGCGTCGCCGTTCGCGAACGAAGTCTGGCGCGGCGCGTTCGTCGTCGACGGCGAGACGGACGTCAACCGGGCGATGGACGACCTCTACGGCGGCTCGGTGGTGGGCTACTACGTCAACGACCGGATCGTCATCGTCGCCGACGACGCCGACGAAATCCGGATCGATCGCGCGACGCTCGTCCACGAACTGGTCCACGCGCTTCAGGATCAACACTTCGGCCTCGCCAGAAACGGCGGGACCATCGACGTCCGGCGGGCCGAACTCGGACTGATCGAGGGCGAGGCGAGCTACGTCCCCCACCTGTACGATCGGCGCTGCGGCGAGGCGTGGCAGTGTCTCCCCGACTACGAGCGGCCGGCGGGCGAGGTCGCTCCCGGCGAGTCGTTCAACGTCGGCCTGTTCCTCTCGATTTACGCGCCGTACGCCGAGGGACCGACGTTCGTCGACGCCCTCCGCGAGCGCGGCGACTGGGCGGCCGTCGACCGCGCCCACGACGAGCGACCGGCGAGCACCAGTCAACTGCTCCACCCCGAGCGCTACCCCGACGACCGCCCGGCCGACGTCGCGATCAGCGACCGCTCGAGCGACGACTGGGAGCCGATCGGCCCCGACGGCGACCCCCGCACGGAGACGGTCGGCGAGGCGACCCTGTTCGCCTCGCTGTGGGCCAACGGCGCCGTCGACCGATCGCTGCTCGAGGGCGGGACCGACCTGTCGCCGTACAACTACAGCCATCCGGCGACCGACGGCTGGGCCGGCGATACGATTCGGGTCTACCGCGGGGACGACGGCAATCGAACCGGCCACGTCTGGACACTCGCCTGGCAGAGCGATGCCGACGCCGCCGCGTTCGCCGACGCCTACCGAACCGTGCTCGCGAACCGCGGGGCGACGCCGGTCGACGACGCGAACGCGAGCGCCGACGGCGTCTATCGGATCGCCGACGGCCGCCCCTTCGCCGGGGCCTACCGCCTGACCGTCGACGGGGACGCCGTCACGATCGTCGGTGCGCCGACGGTCGCCGGCCTCGAGGCGATTCACGGGTCGGAGACGCCGTCGTCCTCGCTCGGGCGCACCCCTGCAACGACGCCGACGCTACCGGCGTCGTCTCCCGCGCCGCTATCGTCGTCTCCTGCGCCGCCGGCCGCGACGACGCCCGCAGACGGGTAGCTTTTGTACTTCCCCCGGGAAACCGTCGATATGTCAAATCCGTTCGGTACCGTCCCAGCGGAAGCGATTCTCGAGGGACGCGCGACCGACGCCTACTTCGAGCGCACCCGCGCCACCCTCGAGCACGCCGAGAAAAACCCTCGCGTGGTCGCCGAGGTGACCGCCGACCAGTTTCCCACCGGCTCGTTCGACGTCTTCACCGGCGTGAAAGACGTCGCGACGCTGTTCGAGGGACGGGACGTCGACGTCGACGCCCTGCCAGACGGTCAGCTGTTCGACGGCGGCCCCGTCCTGCGCGTCGAGGGGCCGTACCTCGAGTTCGCCGAACTCGAGACCTCGCTGCTGGGATTTCTCTCTCAGCCCAGCGGCTTCGCGACGGCCGCCCTCGAGGTGCGGCTGGCGGCGCCCGACTCGCTGGTGCTCTCCTTCGGTGCGCGCCACGTCCACCCGTCGATCGCGGCGACGGTCGAACGCGCCGCCCTGCTCGCGGGGCTGGACGGCTTCTCCCACGTCGCGGCGGGCGACATCCTCGAGCGCGAACCGGGCGGGACGATGCCGCACGCGCTCATGTTCTGCTTCGGCGAGGGCAATCAGGACGACGCGTGGCGGGCCTTCCACGAGGCCGTCGACGAGGACGTGCCGCGGATCGCGCTGGTCGACACCTTCTGGGACGAGAAGAGCGAGAGCCTGCTGGCCGCCGAGACGCTGGGCGAGGACCTCGACGGCGTTCGTATCGACACCACGGGGTCGCGGCGGGGCGACTTCCCCCACATCATCCGCGAGGTGCGCTGGGAGCTCGACGCCCGGGACTACGAGGACGTCGACATCTTCTGCAGCGGCGGCCTCACCCCCGAGACCATCCGGCCCCTGCGCGACGTCGCCGACGGCTTCGGCGTCGGCAGCCACATTACCGGCGCCGATTCGGTGGACTTCAGCCTCGACATCGTCGAACTAGAAGGGGAGCCGATCTCGAAGCGGGGCAAGCTCTCGGGCGTCAAGGACGTCTACCGGACGCCTGACGGCGGCCACCACGTCGCGCTTGCCGACCGCGAGGGGCCCGAAGGGAGCGAGTCGCTGCTCGAGCCGCTGATTCGCGACGGCGAAATCGTCCGGGAGTTCGACCTCGACGAGGCCAGCGAACGGTGTCTGGTCGACGCCGACGCGGTCGGATTCGAACAATCAAACGAGTGATCTGTGGCCCGCGTCGGGCTTCGCCTCCACGGCGCCGTGAGTCGTCCGACTACGGCCGACGCTATCGACTGTGACGCGACTGCAGAAACCCCACTCCGACCGGTGTTACGCGAGTACCGGCGTCGATCGATCCCTCCCCACGTTCGGCCCGCTTACAGCTCTTCGACGCTCCCGTCGGCGGCGCGCTCGCGGAAGACCTGGCCGTCGAACAGCGTGACGACGACGTCGTCGTCCTGCCAGGCGTTCGGCGCGAGTTTCGCCTTCCGGCAGGTGCGCTCGAGGTACTCCCGCTCGCTCCAGCCGTTCTCGACGGGCACCGTCGGATAGAGCCAGCCGCCCTCGCCGCCGTCGATGGCGACGCCGTGTTTCCCGAGCTCGAGATCCGCAAGCGGATCGTCCGTCAGGATGACGTTCCGGACGGCACACACCGAGACGGTGAGGTTCGGCAGCTCCGACGGTTTCACTTCGGAGCCACAGGAGTCCTCGCTCGCGGCTTCGATCGCCGCGTCGACGATGACGTGACCGAGTTGTTCGCCCGAACGGTAGCCGCCGGCACAGCCGCGGAGGCTACCCCGGCCGCGGGTCGACTCGAGGCGGACGAACGCGCCGGTTCGTTCGTAGAAGACCTCGCGCATGCTGCCCGGTTGTTCTCGCTGCCCGTGTTGTACGAAAGACTCGACGGCTTCCCGCGCGAGTTCGACCGCGCGAGCACCGTCTTCGTAGGAGAGTTCGACGCCCTGTCGCTGGGACATACAGATGTACATGGGAATAGTCGTCCTAAAGCGCTTCCATTCCCTACTGCGCGCTTTTTAACCCCTAACCGGGAGACTTATTCGGCGCACGTCCCTATTTCGGGTGGGAGAGAGAGCCTGGCTGCCGCGGCGGGCGCGTCGGCGACGACGCGTTCGTTCAACGTGGGCCGACTCTTCGAGTCGCCCCACGCTCTAACGTGATCCGTCCCTTCGGGACGCATCACGCATTACCGTTGCGCGTCCCGGAGGGACGGGCAACGCTCCTAACGTGGCCCATCTCTCCGAGATGCGCCACGCTCGTAACGTGATCCATCCCTTCGGGATGCATCACGCCCGCGAGGAAAGTCCCCCCACCTGTTCGGGCAGGTGACCGGACGCAAGTCCGGAGCGGGAGACCGCTGGCTCTGGAACAGAAACGACACGTCTCGGCCCGACCGATGATGCGCGCGAACCCGACCGAGAGGAAGGGGAGTTGACCCGCAGAGGATTGCGGTCGCGAAATCGTGGTTCGAATCCACAGATCGCGCTCGTCGCGATCGACCGCACACGGACGGCCGAGGATCGATGGAACGGCGAACCCTCACCGGTGCAAGTCCGCGCCGTGGTAGCCCGAACGCCCCGCGGCGCCGCCGCGGACGGCGCGGACGCTCAGCCGAATGCCGGGACGAACAGAAGGGGGCTTACTCCTCTCACCCGATTTTGTACCTCGAGTGGCGACTCCAAATACCCGTCTAGCACAGCACGCTCGAGTTCGTCTGCGATGGAGTCCTCGAAGGGAGTGGCTCGAGAACGGTGTTCGTCCGCTGCAGTCGACAGCCTTTGGCGACACTCGCAAATTTGCCACGAAAATGCGTCCTGACGGAGTCCAACGCGAGCGATAGCGAGCGTTGGGCACGTCAGGACCGAACGCAATAGCGAGTGCTGAGCAACGCGAAGCACTCGCAACAAGTGAGCGTCCTGACGGAGATTTGAACACGCCGAGACGTTCCGGGTCGCTCACTACGTTCGCTCCCGGGCTGCGACTCGTCTGCTCAAATCTCCGGGGAATTTCCTGCAGCACAGACCGCTCGCTACGCTCACGGTGTTGTGCTGCAGAGAAACGTCCTGACGGAGATTTGAACTCCGGTCCCTGGCTCCGCAAGCCAAGAGGATAGTCCACTACCCTATCAGGACTCATCTCTTCATATCCGCGTGGACAATAAAGCACTTTCGAAAGTTACCCGCCGCTGTACGACAATTTCCCTCACGACCGCTGGCTACCGGGCGGTAGTGAGGCCGCCACGGCGGAAGACGCGAGGCGCAGGTTTATATACTGGACCGCGACCAGGGGAAGCATGATCCGTCCCTCGAGACCCGCCGAGACGCGGGT
It encodes the following:
- a CDS encoding serpin family protein → MTADRRTVLALTGALLAGVTAGCTGAATDPDESGNGDGNGGDNGPADGDLFDGEAPDFPQLDLTTDPDLEPARLAAQVRGNVAVSFDLLAQLRDDAPDENLFFSPYSVSVALAMTYAGARGETATEMADALRYDLEGEDLHAAFAALEGEFAQRNEDGQTVEAPGGANDGSGDDDDAGAEDDLGFQLSSANAVWRDEGYAFDDGYVELLEAYYEAGQHLADFRGSPEAAREEINAWVAERTNDRIEDLLPADSVDESTRLVLTNAVYFLAAWEHDFDPANTEPATFTSLDGSETEVRTMHQTQRLQYAAVDGHQLVELPYANEDTSMVVVLPAEGEFESVEAAFGVDDLAIMLEEATRAEVELAFPKFGIESKFSLVEVMQDLGVTTAFDGNADFSGMVEGDDSDLFVDDIVHQSFLEVDEEGTEAAAATGVVMAETAVPERVELTVDRPFLFYIRDRPTETPLFLGRVVDGETLQDD
- a CDS encoding PaaI family thioesterase, translated to MADDMRTMFEEFDTLEEMLQHFIDEHQEFLSWIGTRVDDVGRGTMTLSIPYDEKLSNTRPDAGPDERGDIHGGIAATLIDTAGGLALRTEMEEAFDVQIATINLNVNYLRPATGDLSATADVIRVGGSVGVSEITVESTTPDGETKAVATGQGAYRIFRPE
- a CDS encoding cysteine hydrolase family protein; amino-acid sequence: MHLEPDSTAVVVVDMQNGFCHPDGSLYAPGSETVVEPISRLVDRARDAGAQVIYTRDVHPPEQFDDAHYYDEFDQWGEHVLEGSWDAEIVAELTVEDEDHVVEKHTYDAFYNTELEGWLNARGIDDLAICGTLANVCVLHTGGSAGLRDFRPLMVEDCIGAIEDDHKEYAVDHAGWLFGEVVESDDLEFGAD
- a CDS encoding Hvo_1808 family surface protein — its product is MRSPPTRVAVALAATVAVAMIVIVASGAVPPLSSDESPAQPDRPDDPTTEGTVGYVEGYWADDDLPVDESDDAVVEDDELEAVVYRSMARVEEIRNATFEADVPVEVISREEFQEDHGDVFVSLTEEERVANNVTYEALFMVDRETDATAELESMYGGTVEGYYVDGRIVIVSETPENPELNEVVLGHELVHALQDQRFGLRSFERGTIDQENAVNGLVEGDAARVDVEYERRCGDEWDCLRPGDAQSDGPTQLNWGIYLTLYQPYSDGPDYVDSLREAGDGWAAVDAAYDEPPPSSSTVIHHEEREPADVSVPDRSSDAWERLEINGTVATERAGEAAMVAMFAADSLASRDSSVIDRDALLGDDPTTYDYDQPYTNGWAGDELVTYVDADAGANATAADAGYVWQTEWRSSDHARQFASGYLELLEGHDAEAVDDRRDTYVIDDEFPGAYAIERDGETVTIVRAPTVEQLDGIRDGAAPEGEDTIERVNVSDDDDDANAAVNDDVNDDTIAGGFAAPGAGAAVAIVVTAVVVRARAAADWEPGSETAAPDPGALGCDRGRA
- a CDS encoding Hvo_1808 family surface protein encodes the protein MHRSRLALFALIGLVVLSGCTLPGSSNHFDTDRELGSVGDYAHDDEFEFDAGDGLTESQLEAVKYRSMARIEVVRGLKFERDVDLEVISRAEYRDRRGGSEAASPFANEVWRGAFVVDGETDVNRAMDDLYGGSVVGYYVNDRIVIVADDADEIRIDRATLVHELVHALQDQHFGLARNGGTIDVRRAELGLIEGEASYVPHLYDRRCGEAWQCLPDYERPAGEVAPGESFNVGLFLSIYAPYAEGPTFVDALRERGDWAAVDRAHDERPASTSQLLHPERYPDDRPADVAISDRSSDDWEPIGPDGDPRTETVGEATLFASLWANGAVDRSLLEGGTDLSPYNYSHPATDGWAGDTIRVYRGDDGNRTGHVWTLAWQSDADAAAFADAYRTVLANRGATPVDDANASADGVYRIADGRPFAGAYRLTVDGDAVTIVGAPTVAGLEAIHGSETPSSSLGRTPATTPTLPASSPAPLSSSPAPPAATTPADG
- a CDS encoding nicotinate phosphoribosyltransferase, with amino-acid sequence MSNPFGTVPAEAILEGRATDAYFERTRATLEHAEKNPRVVAEVTADQFPTGSFDVFTGVKDVATLFEGRDVDVDALPDGQLFDGGPVLRVEGPYLEFAELETSLLGFLSQPSGFATAALEVRLAAPDSLVLSFGARHVHPSIAATVERAALLAGLDGFSHVAAGDILEREPGGTMPHALMFCFGEGNQDDAWRAFHEAVDEDVPRIALVDTFWDEKSESLLAAETLGEDLDGVRIDTTGSRRGDFPHIIREVRWELDARDYEDVDIFCSGGLTPETIRPLRDVADGFGVGSHITGADSVDFSLDIVELEGEPISKRGKLSGVKDVYRTPDGGHHVALADREGPEGSESLLEPLIRDGEIVREFDLDEASERCLVDADAVGFEQSNE
- a CDS encoding TIGR00296 family protein, whose amino-acid sequence is MSQRQGVELSYEDGARAVELAREAVESFVQHGQREQPGSMREVFYERTGAFVRLESTRGRGSLRGCAGGYRSGEQLGHVIVDAAIEAASEDSCGSEVKPSELPNLTVSVCAVRNVILTDDPLADLELGKHGVAIDGGEGGWLYPTVPVENGWSEREYLERTCRKAKLAPNAWQDDDVVVTLFDGQVFRERAADGSVEEL